TGCTTCCAAAGCACCTTTCATCCAGAGATTTCAAAGCATGGCAATTAACTAATTCTCTCACAACATGCTTTGAGGTAAGTAATGCATATACAGCCATCGTTCCCCTTTCTTACTGAAATATGGCAAGCTTTGTACTGAACCATAGCATCTGTTTAGTTTTAAATCTGTTTGGTAATCTGCAGTGTGAGTGCTAAGAGCAGTGTGGCCTTTTTTGTAAACAACTCTAGGTGCTAAGTAAACCAACTGGAATTTCAGGAATGAACAAGAAACCTGGGCTTACTGTAGTGTAAAAAGCCTTTCCTGGGGTAGAGGTTTACATCGGGACGTGTTGCAGGATCTTAGAATCCTAGCCACCACTTACCAATTTGCTTTGGGCAAATTGTGCTTTGGATTCCTATTTGGCAACTCAGATGATTGATAAAACTTGCTTTAAAACCGTCCTGGGACCATTCAGTgacagagacatttttaaaaagccttgagGGCAAGTACCCTTGTTTATTCTGGCCCAGAACTTCCTTTTCCTGTCCCTCCAACTCCTGGGTATCCCTGTCTTGTCCGTGGTGTTCAGCTCAGCTGTGCAGGACTTGCTTCTTAACATCCATGATGAGTCAGAAAGAGATGTGGGGGCAGGCCCCTTAAGCCTTCCCTGAAAGTGAAATGCAGCGTTTCTCGATGGGGTGTACGAGGAGCCTTTGACTTAATGGAAGTTTAAGCACCAgtgtgtgccccacccccactttggCCTCTGGAAGAGTCCTGGGAGTAGCCCTAACGCTTAAGTACTTCTATTCATGTATTCTTGAAAAAAGGCCATACAAGAGTGTAAGCCTCAGACAGCGCAAAACCTGGATGTGCCCTTGCACTTTGTGAGCCTGCCTGGGCTCCCCCAGCCAGATGGTCATGACCTCACCtgcttaatgtctgagccactTGCTGCCTGCCTCCTACAGGACCTTTCTGTAGCTCCTAGGAATTCCTGCTCACGCCCTCTGGCAGTTACACTGCTGGGAAAATGAAAGGCTCTCCTTTCTGAGGACCCTGGTTAGGTCTGAAAGCTACAGCATCGTGAGATAATTGGCAGATTATCTGATCTGCCCCCGATCTGTCCCCTGCAGTTTCCCTGGTGCTTAGCCCTTAGATTTGTGTTTTGTGTAGCCTCCCAAAAGACACTCCTCcctcttcatttcattttctttttcttgagccACTAAGGCACCAGTAAACAAAGCCACAGCCTTGAGAGCCCAATTTTGAGACATATAAGGATGAAGATCTCTGTACTTAGAGCTCTGGCCTCTGCCTGCTTAACGTGCTGGTGTGGGACTCCAGGCCTTTTTAGGGCTGTGCTGACAGTACCAACAGGATCCACAAATGtatgagcacacaagcagtgcTGGCCTGGCCCCTCCTGGTTGCAAACCTCACTGAAAACCCTGCTCGGGCTGGAAGAGGTCCCAGTGGGGCTCTTGCTGTATCCTGGCCATGGCCTGTTCCATCCCTTTATTTATATCTCTGATCAATCTGGCCCACCATCCTAGTGCTGTGACCCTCTCTGATAACAGGAGAGCTCAAAACAGACGGGAGCTCCTCCAGCTCTGCAAGGCTCTGATAAAGGCAGCAGGTCACATCTGGTGGCCTGTAGTGTAGGTTGCAAAGTCCCATTGCCCTCCCTGCCGTCTAGCTGATGCCTCTTGTAATGTGACCGTGTTCACTCTGTACTCTGTGTTTATGAATGAATATCCTGAACCATGTCACTGTGAGTCACGCTGGGAATAAGAATGTGTAAAGTGGCCCCATGGTGCTGCCAGAAATGTTAACCATACTTGTTCGTTCGTTTGTTTTAGCTCTTTGCTTGATGCTAGTTTTCTGCTCAGCACTGGCTTTACTTTGGAAATGTGGAAGATGGTTCCAGCACCAAAAACAGACACCCTCAGTAGGCTCCATGAGGTAAGAAGTCGGAGTCCACCTTGAGTTTAGGGATCCGACTGAGGCTTTAAGGGGTGAAATGACttacccagagtcacacagctgggacATGGCAGAGTCAGAACTGGAACCCAGGCCCAACTGCAAACCAAAGGCTCTCTCAATGCCGTAAAATGCTGGACTAATGGCACTTgttaaaaatcaatacaaatcTTTTATTAAAGACTACTAATGCTAGGCTGAAACCATTTCATGTCATTGCTGAGTTTCCGCCCTGCCACCGCTGCGGTCAACTCATCTCATCTTGCTGCAGCATTTACCAGTCGTgcccccccggcccccagggtaaaagagccttttctttttaaaaacttcacagTCTGAGTTTTCAGGCCTGGGGGAGGCTCTCTTGCAATTCTCTTTATTCAGTAGTCCCACACAGGAATGGTGATCTTGTGGATAAATTCATCGTACTTCACTTTGCCATTTGGTTCGATATTTGCTTCCTTGAAAAGATCATCCACTGCAATAAATCACATTAATTTTTCAGTTTGGCTATAGTGTTACATTATAGCACATCAAATTAGTTATTGGGGGTTGAAGCTCCCCAAAGGTCTTTCCTGGTGTCCAGTGGACTGTTCCTGAAGACCAGGAAATTAACGAGTGAACAGAACAGGACGACTCACCCCTATCCCTGAAGACAGATTCAGTTTTGAGtgaatcaggctttctgcagGAGCCCAGGTAGATTGTGGGGATGTGCTAGTGGGGAGTCCGTCACTGAAGCCACCTGGTGCTTGCttgcttctttgtctttttttttttttttttttcttttttaacgaaaATATCTGTGCCTGTATTTCCAGAAACATTTGGTATGGATGTTACCTTCTATAACCCACTCCCTCAGTCTCCCGGCAGAACAGCCCCATCCTGGGCCACCCTGCCCTTAGCTTTGGCCTGCCCCCAGCCTGCAtgccttcccttcctgccccaccccaagtGGGGACTTGGTGACAAGTGGTGTCTGCCACCatcacctctttttttaaaacgtGTGTTTGGGGGGGGCGGTAGTAGAAGAGAAGATAAATTCAACTGTGTCTAAAGCTCAAAGTGTACAAAAGTGTCATTGTTCTCTGAcattgctcaaaaaaaaaatcacttcatttaCTTGTTTCTTCTGGTTCTGGATTCTTGGGACAAAATACTAGCTTGTCCCAGATATTGGCAAGAAAGGCCATTTCAACCTCCATTTCTCCACAGTGGCCTCTTGGTGCcaacctgcctttggctctttgGGCCCATCCTCATCCCCTTGCAAAAACTGTTTCACTGCCCTGTGTCAGCTTCCCTGGCTCTAGAAGTCCCTGACATATAATTCTGGGCAGTTGGAAAATCTCCTGCGATTCTCTGCTTAACTATCCATCCTCCTCTAAAATGTAATTACTATGCTCAGTGCCTAAGCTGATGGTAGTTCTCAGTATTTTTAGAATGTTGAGGAGACTGTAATTTATCCTGTTTCATGGAGAAGCTTCTACCCATCAGCCATTGGGGTCAACCCATTCCAGTGGACAGGCCCAGTGGCAGCTGCAGCTCAAGCATACAGGCCCCTCCTGTCCCCAAGAGGGGCTGTACTCCTCAGCTGAGCGCTGGCCACGCCTTCTGGGTTCACTCAGATCCCACAAAGACCCAGGGGGCTGAAATCAGCCTGTTCCAGGCCTTAGAATGGAGGCCTCCCGGCAGCCTCCTCCAGCCTTCGGAAGATGCTTAATAAAATTGAAGATGTTCTTTTAGTCACCCAGGGTAAAGGATTCCTACTTCTCATATcatctttcctccctcccatAGCAAGAGGAAGGGATGTGGGTCTTCCTGCTTGTCTGGAACACATTACCAGTTTGGAATGTTTCTTCCCTGGTTAAACAAACAAGAGATGGGTGTGAGTCTGGGGGGCCAGGGCACGGCTTCAGACAGAGATCATTAACCGTGAGAATGAAGGCCTCTGCTGCCCTCTCTGCGCCCCCGACAGCACTCCACCTGCAACATAAGAGGCTGAGCAGTGTCCTAAGAGCCTGAGCGCAAAGGAGAGCCCTTGTGTCCCACGTTCCCATGAACGCAGCCACAGTGAAAGATGAGCTCACGGTCGCCACCAGCCCGAAAAAGCAGGGAGAGCTCAGTGTGCCTTCTGTAGCGCTATTTTTAAATGCTCTGTGCTGTGCCTTAGTGACTGCAGATAAAATCTAAGCGAACTGCTTTACAGAATGCTAGCTCCTGGAGGGACCTGAGGGATTGTCTACTGTACTGTCGTTTCCCAACCAGGAAACCGTGGAGGCTGAGAGAGGTTAAGAAACACCTCTGAGGGTCTGGGAGAGCCAGGCATCAAATCGAATTCAAGCCACCGGTTTGTTGTGATTTAATCAAAGGCTAAAGGTCCACCATTCCCAAAGcctttccctccacctgcctGTGTCCCAGCCCAGCACTCGCGTCTCTGCCACCGGCAGGCCCAGAAGCCTAACTGGAAATGCCAGCCTCTGGTGGCAGCCCCCGGACGGCTGCTGTgacggggggaggggcaaggctGGAAGAATGCCACCTGGCGTCCCAGCATGGGGGTCACCCCCTACAATGGCCAAAGGGCGTGCCCAGAAGACCCCATCCCCTCATCCTGCTCCAAGGCAGGAAAGCCCACTGGCCTGCTGGAAGATGCGAGGCAAAGACCGCCGCAGACGCTCCTTATGGAAGAGCACTTCAAACCGGCTGAGTCATGAGAAGGGGGGCAAAGTAGCATCTCAGTTTGGAAACCCTCAGCATCAGCAACCACTTCAGAAGACAGCTTTGGCGAGGGGAAAGAGTCTGAGGGTCCGTATGTGTGTCGAACAGACTTGCATTCACACCCCAGCTTGTCACCTGTAGGTCATTATAACAAGGGCACTGGTGCCTCCAGGGGTCTTGTGAGCACTAAATGAAGGCCCAAGTAGATCCTAGCATGCTCTCCCCAGGCCTTCCCTCACCCTGGCAGCCTTCTCCCGTCACTCTCAGGCCCCTACTCTTTCCCTTGGGCTCGAGTTCACTGAGTATGACACGGAGTCACAGCCGTCTGGGCAAACATCACATGCGGTGTCTGCACAGTCCTGCTGACCGGGCTTtgctgcccttcccccccccccccccctcactgtTGCAAAAGAGGGACTCAGGCCTTTACCTTCCTTGTGGGTGAGCTTCTCCCCCAGTTTCATGAGTTTGGACCGCAGCTCAGACGCCATGATGTAGCCTTTCTTCTCCTTGTCGGTCATCAACATGGccaaaagaatttctttctttggatCCTCTTGTTTTATTTGCGAGTGCATGATGGTCAGGAAAGTGGAGAAATCCAGCTCTCCATCTCTGTCTGGGAAACCCCCCAACACAGCAGActgagcagggaggaagaggctCTTCTTGGAGAAGCTAAATGGCCTCCTGCCCAAGTCTATGGCCGGCTCAAGGGCCCCCAACTCAGAAAGTGCCATGCTGGCGACAGTTATCATGAGGAGGATGCAGCCCTTCCTATGGAGCCCCCCCACCATTGATCTGCCTCATGAATCCTCTCAGGAGCCCTCAGTGACTGGGATGACCCTTGCCCCATTTTGCCCACTAAGGCAACAGAGGCCCCGGAGCATGGAGTCACCTCACAGGATGGTGGCAGGACCAGGATGGGGCGCACTTCCTCCGCTCCCATATGGGGGCTCCCCTCCAGCCCTGGGCTGGAGGGAAGTACTCTCTGCATCCATCCTTCCTCAGTGGCCACTGCAGCACACCCACAAGGACGGACAGGTGACCCCACCTGAAGCCTCaagccccagccccactccctcTTCGGCCTTCTCCCTCACCGCAGCCTCTGCCCTGgtctccccagcccaggcccctccTCCAAGCATGCCTGCAGGCCTCAGCCCAGGCCCTGGCCAGCTACAACTGCAGGAAATCAGAACTTCCCCTGACCACAACTTCCTGTTTGGAGGACACAGAAGCCAAAGGAAACCAACACCCCATTCAGAGCTGGAAATGGGGATCTCAGTCCCTGAGCACCCCATCAGCCGGCTCCAGATCTTCAGaagccctcccaccccccatggcCTCCCAGTGCTGCTGCAGATACGCTCTGACGGGACCTCCGAGTAACCCTAGCCGATGGGTGAGGAAATGTGGTCCAGGCACCCAGAAGTCACCTCTGGGCTCCAGGTCAAGTGCACTTTCCAGTCCACCTCCTTCCTCTGGGCCAGGTTTTCCTTCCTGTGTGTCCAACTACCAGGGCAAACATCTATCCGGCCTCTGACACCTCTCTggtatttctcatttttgttttttttttttttaataaaacttgttTCTGGTTATAAAAGTCCTAGGTGTTCCCATCATCAAAcatgaaagaaacaataaagggAATGAAAATCATCCCTAATCCCATCACCAGAGAGAACAATTATGGTAGCATCTTGGGTGagttttcttctaccttttttctCCACAGTGTTTAGGGGGTCGGTCTTTGAAAGAAGAATCGGGTCCTAACCCTGATTCCACCACTGAGTTAAGAACTTGGGCAAATTACCTAATGGCTCTGAACCTTGGTCCTTACCTGTAAAACAGGAGGATGGTGCGTACTTCACAGAGTTGTTTGAGCTAAGCATAGGACAAAGACTCAGTGAAGGGAAATTGTCCCAACACGTGGGATCACTATTAACACAGTCTTTACTGCAAGTTTGTGATAATGGAATGCCTAGATCCTGTGGTCTTCTGTGACAAACAGGCATGTCGCTGGTTGCCGTGGGGCTTCCAGGAAGCCTGAGTGATACACAGCACACCTGGCCACATGTCTCCACAGCGTCTGCTGGTGAGTTCCGACTTCCACCCGTACCTCAAACGTCTGAGCTCTTCATACCCACCTGCTGGGCCCTACGCCAAGACGCCAGCTACAGGActtgcccccaacccccagcccagcTGGTGTGTGCCCCTCCAAGCAGCCATGTCTGGCCCAAACCACTCACCGATCCCGTGGATCTGTAGGTGCCGCTGCACTTCCCTTGGTGTTGGGCTAGCCCCCAGGCACCTCATCACCACCATGAGGTCAGTGGCTTTTATCTTCCCCCGCTGCTCCTTGTCATACAGGGAGAAGCATTCCTTGTACTCTGTGCACAGCCCAGAAGGAAGAGTCACCTGCATGTAATTGCCCTCCACACTCATGccttgccttcccctccccctcctctcccctcccctccccctccccttcctatccctttccttccccttcctttcccttccccttgctGACTCTCCTCTTGAGTTTCCAGACACAGCAAATAAAACTACAGGGCTGCCAAGTTaaactgaatttcagataaataaggaatacatttttagtataagtatgccCCATGTTTTgcatgggatatacttatactaaaaagtttttgttgtttatctgaaatccaaatttaactgggtggcctatattttatctggcaaccctatcccctccccctcctgacttcccttctgcctcctccgtctctctcccttcctgcctctccccccccccccccttttttttttctttcctcttttctccccttccataACTGACTAAAACCAAAGGAAAGCAATCCTACCCTCCAGGCCAGCCCATGGAGACCTGGAGTTTACAGCAGGGCCTGCAGACTCTAGAGTACCTTTGCAAAGACAGCGTATAAGGGAAACCAGGGAAATTATGCCGCGGGTAGAAATCCCCTCTGGGAAGGCCTGGTGGAGAATGGCTGTCCTATCTGGTGAGTTATTATCACATCTGTGAGCACTGCTGTGTCCACGCTCCAGCCTCCCACCTCCAGGCTGCTGAACCCTCAGGCAGTCCTCTGACACAGACAGCCCTGGTCCTATGCTTAAAGACTCCGTGGGACTATATCTGGCTGGCTGCTCCCCCGACCCCTCCTCCTGGGGAGGAGATGCAGTGGCTGCCAGGAGCTAAGGCTCCCCTAGACCCAGCAgagcccagctccctgccctcGGGGCACTGCAAGGAGCTGAGGAGGATGCCTGGGCCCCACCTCCGAGATTCCCAGacaggctggggtggggctgcGGGCAGAATTGGTCAAGAGCTTCCCTGGTGACTCTAATCCCTGAGTCCCACAGCAGAGCCCCATCGGGGCCTCTCAGCATTCAGCTCCCCTGTGCCTCTGAGCCGCTCCTCAGCTGATAATAACAAAACCAATGACAGGCTCACTCTACGGAGCACTTCCCCTGGGCCCTTGTTTCATCCTGCCATGCCCCTGTGATGCCCAGTGCAGTGCCTCTACTGTTCCCGTAGTGCCAAGGGGCCACTGAAGGCTGTGGCAGCTgagggcctggggagggaggttggtggggggaggcagtCTGGCCCCTGAAGCAGAGCTCCACCCAGGCCACTCTGGATCCTGGGTTCCCAGGCAGAGGCCACCAGAGGGTAGACAGGAGTAGGGGGAGGCTGAAGGAAGGTCGCCAGCTTCTGCCCTAAGGCCCTTTCATGTTCCCCAATTAAGGCCTCTCCTTGAGGATTTCAGGGGCGCTGCTAATAAAAGGCAGCTTCCCTGGTGGGGTTTAGGGACAATTAGCCAACTTTGTGCCTGTGGAGAGGCTGAAGGGGAAAGCCTAACCCTTTCAGAACTTTCCAGAGCCTGGGCTTGGAGAGGGCcagaacacatgagcaggggacaGGAACTGAAGTGGTCTAGAGGAAGCAGCACCAGAGCCTGGCCTAAGATCCCACCTTTGGTTCCTGCAAAACCCGATTCCCTCCAAGAGGGCGCCATGCCAGTGGGGGTGATGCCACCACTAATGTGGGGGCACCCTGAGGGAGCCACCCTGCATGTAGGGCTTAGAACTCCCCCAGCGCCCTTCCTGGGGACCTCTCGTGACCACCCACCATGTCTTCTGAGTCTGCCCCCTGAGTCCTCAGACCATGACTGTTGTCCCTGCCTGATGCCCATCACACCCTTGGGGCCTAGAATTGGCCAGACTTCACAGACAGGCAACTGCCTCTCCCACATGGATGAGTGACTGGGACGATGCCCCTAAAAGCGGCGGGGTCAGGGGCAAATGGAGTCCCATCTCCTAACTGTTAGGTAAAACACGTTCTATCTTCCCACATGGACAAATAGACCATTGAAAGACCCAGAAGGCCACCGCTGAACGGGGACCGCCGCGCTAGGGCAGGACAGCAGGCCGCTCCCCTTGCAGCTCCCTTccaccctccctgctccccctttcTGGCCTTGTCTTCTGAAGGGCAGGCCCTGTAACCTCCCATATATGTTACTGCTTTTGTTgtccccctcctctctgtgtgAGCGAATGAACGGATTTTGTCTGTCGTGTTTGCTGCCGTATTTTAGAGCCTAGACCTGGGCTGGCACAAAGAAAGGACTCATATTTggtgaaggaaagaataaatgggtTAAAAATCCCCCTCAGGTCTTCCCTTTGGGAATGCAAAGACCCTGGAGCAAGAGAAGGCCTCCCCAGGGCCTAGATGAACACCAGTTGTGTGCTGGTGCGGGTGTAACAACCAGCTCTGATGGCATATGGACACGAGTTTATCATGACGTTTACAGACATCGAGGACGTGTAGCACGCCACTTATAAGTAACAATAAAATGTGCACTGTTCTTTATAAGTTCCGTTCCAGGCAGCTGATTGTCACAAGTGAGTTTTGCCAGCTCTCGTGTCCCTTGCCAGCCTACAGTTTCCATTCAACCATGGTTTGCCGAGCCAGGCCGCATGCCAATGAATGCAGCTCTTTGCCCAGTGAAGGTATGGTCATTTAATCTGGTGAGTTACCATTACACTATTTCTCACCCTTGTACAAATTCATTAAACTGAAACCTCTTTCAAATTTTCAGCACTGATGATAgggttattttaaaacattcactgCATAGATGCAGGGACTGAAACACTATTTGATGCTACTTTATTTAATAATGACTGATTTGAACAAGCAGCTCAAAATATTCGTCACCCAGCTCATGCTAGCTAGAGCAAGTCTGGGTGACACCATGTGCCCGACTGACAtcttctctgcctcttgctcaCAGTGTCATTCTCCCTACTTcacagaggagaaactgaggctcagagatgatGGAACCCCCAGTCTGCTGCCTCCAAGACTCCCGCCCTTACCACTCCGGTGAGCTACCTCTGCGCAATCTCTCATTCGAGAAACGTTAGTGGCTGCTTTCTTACTGTCGGATACAAAGGGATACAAAGGGAAGCGTCCCTTCTTGCCTTCTGGGAGTTTCACAAATCCTGCGGGGGGAGGGCAGTGAGCCTCAAAACTAGGTGTGGGTTGGTGGAGGGGCGTTCCTGAGGCCGACAGCCGGACTCCAGCCTTGAGTCACCACTCAGTCTGCCCTTAGACTTGGGAAAGAGAGGCCCTTGCCCTGGGCCTTATGTTTTCACAGTCCCTACTCTGGCCTTCTCTTGGGATGAGGAATGTTGAGCCATCTAAGACAAGGTGCCCACCCAGACCCTGCACCCCCTAATACCCACCCACTCTAGACCAAGCTCTGGGGGCCCAGAACTCTGGCATTCCTGCCCAAGAAGCGCTAGGCATACCTCCAACACCTGTAGGACCCTTGCTGGGCTCTGGCAGGCCCCTGGGTTCTGTGTAACCCAACTCTCCCCTCCTGGCCTTCTGGAAACACAACTCCATGCTGTGCTACACTGAGGCTGGCTGGGCGGCGGGTGGACTGGGGGCTCGGGTAGTAAGTGCTCCAAATGCTGCTTGATGTCAGGGGACAGGGGACCACAGAGGCCACCTCAGCCCacgcccatttcacagatggggagactgagacccagagagtaGAAGTACCTGCCTGAGAGTGCAGACCAGGTCTCTCAGCCACAGCCAGTTAACGGGGCACTCCCCAtctcccatccctcctcccaAATCCAGCTATCTGGTCCTGGAGAAGCCTCTAGCGGGCGCCCTCTCCTGTCTCCCCCACCAGTAAGTCCCACTGACAACTGTAACACCAACACTTCACCTCTGAgccctaccccctcccctgcagCAGGCGGCCCCCTGCCTGTGGGTGGGCTCTCCCACCAGctgccctccttcccacccacagAAAAAACGAGCAGAGCAAATTGCCTAATGAGACCCACATTTTGCTGCAAGTTGCTAATCAAAGAGCAACGCCAACCTACCATTAATTTGGTCCTGGGAAAGGAACTTGGCCTgtagcagagagaggaaaacagtcAGGGAGAGGAGCCCgtgaaagccccccccccccccccccgtacccCCAACCCCAGGGCAGCCAGGCTCCACAATGTCACAGGCCCCCACTCACCATCCTGGGCCTCAGGCTGTCACTTGCGGGCTTGAGGCTCCCACAACTGCCTGCTCCGTCCCTTTCCTCCCAGCTTCAAGTCGAAAGTCCGCCAAGCTGGGTGGAGGCTCTGTAATAAATCCGCGGCTGCCATGGAGACCAGGCCGGGCGCCTGCCCGGGTCAGATTCCAGCTTCCCCTGCGCCTCGGATGGCGGCGTTTTTGCTATGAGTCAGTGGGGATGCAGAAGGGCCCCACCACCACTTGTCCTGCTTCGGGAAGCTGGTGCTCTCTAGCAAATGGACACATGCCGCAGTTCCTCCCTGGGGGGCCCTCCATGGACGGGGTGGGGTTGGTGATACTCAGAAAGGGGGTGCCTCGGGGGTCTTTCCTGTCTCTTACCTGGGGCTAAGATGGGGCTGATTACAGAAGACCCATCGGACAGCACCCTCTGGGCCGGAGAGGACCCCTCCCATGATGGCACAGCCAAGCAATGGGGGGCGCCCCCACTGCCAAGGCCTTGGGATGCTCTCGGGAGAAGGGGCCCAGGCTCCGTGCTCTTGGGCCGGAGTCCAGTCCTTCCCTCAGATCCATTTGCTGAGTGACCTTGGCGCATCATTTCACtgtgctgtgcctcagtttctgcaccCGGCCTCATCACGGGGCTGTTGAGAGAATCAAAGGGCCAGCACACAGTCGGttcaccccttccttccttccggaCACCCTGACGGTAGCGGTTGGGTCGGTGTGTGCACTGGGGTTCCAGGCTCCACAGTTGAGCTACCCCGCGGGCTCACAGGGAGGCCTCTTAGGTGACTTTCCCCAGCCAGAAGGGCTCCTCTTCTTcatttccctcttctgctccccacaGGTGCCCCCCTCCTCTGCAGAAACTGCTGACTGTCCCCATGTCCTTGCCCCGGAAGTGGGGTGGTTCCCTGGGGCTGCGCACTGGGCACAGCTGGGTCTCACCCTGGCTCTCCTCCACAGCTGCTGGCTCCgtctgtggggctccatctccagGGCACCCCCCGCCTTGTTAGGATTGCCGCGGAGGGCTGAACAGGCTGTGCTCTGCACAAGGGCCCCCCACCCAGGGGACGCCTGGGACCTGGTGAGTGGCTGCACGTGCCTGCAGGAAGGGGCCCCTCTTGCTAATGTGTACAACGTGGACAGGGGGGCCTGCCCTTGAtctgttctccctccctcctctcctgacCGCCTCCGCATGAAAGATTTTCTGTTCTCCAAAATAGTGTCTCCTGAGTCACCTCTTCACATCTGTTTCTAGACCCCGAGAATTTCAGCTGGGGGATTTGACTCCTCTCTGTTGGGGGACACAGGAGGTGGGACAGGAGGGAGC
This Mustela nigripes isolate SB6536 chromosome 13, MUSNIG.SB6536, whole genome shotgun sequence DNA region includes the following protein-coding sequences:
- the CALML4 gene encoding calmodulin-like protein 4, whose product is MAKFLSQDQINEYKECFSLYDKEQRGKIKATDLMVVMRCLGASPTPREVQRHLQIHGIDRDGELDFSTFLTIMHSQIKQEDPKKEILLAMLMTDKEKKGYIMASELRSKLMKLGEKLTHKEVDDLFKEANIEPNGKVKYDEFIHKITIPVWDY